A part of Pararhizobium sp. A13 genomic DNA contains:
- a CDS encoding DUF4167 domain-containing protein, translating into MRPGQQNKRGRGRNNNNNSSNSSGGGNNNHNRKGSNPLTRTYDSSGPDVKIRGTAQHIAEKYATLARDAQSSGDRVVAENYLQHAEHYNRIIAAAQAQMQERFQRDDRNDYSDRNDYQDRDGNERDDDLDQNEADESMGVQDQQPEQERSQPVDRQPRQHDGERQRDRQRHNDRQRQPRPEQAQPQARPDLQPQPVIDGSGPQPVIEGTPVEVSLEEEAPTGRAPSRRRAAPRPRRQPRRGDASGDEAAASGEAGGEQGGEAPTLIEAAGE; encoded by the coding sequence ATGAGGCCAGGACAGCAAAACAAGCGCGGCCGTGGGCGTAATAACAACAATAACAGCAGCAACAGCAGCGGTGGTGGCAACAACAACCACAACCGGAAGGGCTCCAACCCGCTGACCCGGACCTATGACAGCTCCGGTCCGGACGTGAAGATCCGGGGCACCGCGCAGCATATCGCCGAAAAATATGCGACCCTTGCCCGTGACGCGCAAAGCTCCGGCGACCGGGTCGTGGCGGAAAACTATCTTCAGCACGCCGAGCATTACAACCGCATCATTGCTGCCGCCCAGGCGCAGATGCAGGAACGTTTCCAGCGTGACGACCGCAACGACTACAGCGACCGGAACGATTATCAGGATCGCGACGGCAACGAGCGCGACGACGATCTCGACCAGAACGAGGCCGACGAAAGCATGGGCGTCCAGGATCAGCAGCCCGAGCAGGAGCGTTCCCAGCCGGTTGACCGCCAGCCGCGCCAGCACGATGGCGAGCGCCAGCGCGACCGACAGCGCCATAACGACCGCCAGCGCCAGCCGCGTCCCGAACAGGCCCAGCCGCAGGCGCGCCCCGATCTGCAGCCGCAGCCGGTCATCGACGGTTCCGGCCCGCAGCCGGTGATCGAAGGCACGCCCGTCGAGGTTTCGCTGGAAGAAGAGGCGCCGACCGGCCGCGCGCCGTCGCGCCGCCGCGCCGCACCGCGACCCCGCCGCCAGCCGCGCCGTGGCGACGCCAGCGGTGACGAGGCTGCCGCGTCCGGTGAAGCCGGCGGTGAGCAGGGCGGCGAAGCGCCGACCCTCATAGAAGCTGCCG